The Rhodoflexus caldus genome has a segment encoding these proteins:
- a CDS encoding site-specific integrase, whose product MINVSFWLRKNPKNPQTATIYYYVTCGGVRNKTPQTTRQRIYVRDWDPVTQRTNNELVNQALDDIVYRIRAVAARHLSENIALHPESVLQEYLASLNRIPYISLLALAEQYISNKKAEFMAGRIVKRTYETYLTRFTCLRQFLTANKLEQTGADAVGYRHIQQYYEWMAVTCKLSNDYVCKNIQFLRQVYSFGQLNELCKSNPTKAFRLSFDYNNRRHFDYLDKAEIDKLRNYAFAAQPLATARDLFLFQIYTGFAYADMAAFDPKQHILRNGNKLFICKPRQKTEVPAMVPLYPTAKAILDKYNQQLPVVVQQYYNRLLGEIGGILSFRIKLSSHVARRSAAMMWLNSGIRLEVVSRMLGHASTLITQKRYAKLSPETIWREAANFETF is encoded by the coding sequence ATGATAAACGTATCATTCTGGTTACGAAAAAACCCGAAAAATCCGCAAACGGCAACGATTTATTACTACGTTACCTGTGGCGGTGTACGCAACAAAACCCCGCAAACTACCAGGCAGCGCATCTATGTGCGCGACTGGGACCCTGTGACGCAGCGCACAAACAATGAACTTGTCAATCAAGCACTTGATGATATTGTTTACCGCATTCGCGCGGTAGCGGCGCGGCATTTGTCTGAAAATATTGCGCTGCATCCAGAATCGGTTTTGCAGGAATATCTGGCAAGCCTTAACCGTATTCCATACATCAGCCTGCTGGCGTTGGCAGAACAGTATATCAGCAACAAAAAAGCGGAGTTTATGGCGGGTCGCATTGTAAAGCGTACCTATGAAACTTATCTGACACGTTTTACATGTTTGCGGCAGTTTCTGACAGCTAACAAACTGGAACAGACCGGAGCTGACGCGGTAGGGTACAGGCACATTCAGCAATATTATGAATGGATGGCTGTCACCTGTAAACTGAGCAATGATTATGTATGTAAGAATATTCAGTTTTTGCGACAGGTGTACAGCTTTGGGCAGCTCAATGAGCTTTGTAAAAGTAATCCTACCAAAGCATTCAGGCTCAGCTTTGACTATAACAACCGCCGCCACTTCGACTACCTGGACAAAGCAGAAATAGACAAGCTGCGCAATTACGCCTTTGCGGCGCAGCCACTTGCAACAGCAAGAGACTTGTTTTTATTTCAAATCTATACCGGGTTTGCCTATGCGGACATGGCTGCATTCGACCCGAAGCAGCACATTCTGCGCAACGGCAACAAGCTGTTCATCTGCAAGCCGCGCCAAAAAACAGAGGTACCGGCGATGGTGCCGCTCTACCCGACGGCAAAGGCTATACTGGATAAATACAATCAGCAGTTGCCAGTAGTGGTGCAACAGTATTATAACCGATTACTCGGCGAAATTGGCGGGATACTGTCTTTCAGGATTAAACTAAGCAGCCACGTTGCCCGACGCAGCGCGGCTATGATGTGGCTAAATTCAGGCATCAGGCTGGAAGTAGTCAGCCGCATGCTTGGCCACGCAAGCACACTCATTACACAAAAGCGATACGCTAAACTTTCGCCTGAAACTATCTGGCGCGAAGCTGCCAACTTTGAAACCTTTTAA
- a CDS encoding DUF5675 family protein produces MTTFDLLRTYHPKTTIGEIWRGNTILSYSIELPWQNNSRQISCIPEGTYRLVFRHSPKFGRQMIALETVPGRTGILLHSANNADNTNAPAQLQGCIAPVTWVRFGNDTVRGLESQRATDAIYDIFGRAIRSGGAMLRISKKIEINNQFGKI; encoded by the coding sequence ATGACAACATTTGACCTTTTAAGAACCTACCACCCAAAAACAACTATCGGAGAGATATGGCGCGGCAATACTATATTGTCTTACAGCATTGAGTTGCCATGGCAAAATAACAGCCGACAAATAAGTTGTATTCCCGAGGGAACGTATCGCCTTGTTTTCAGGCATTCGCCAAAATTTGGGCGACAAATGATTGCTCTTGAAACTGTACCCGGTCGCACAGGCATACTGCTTCATTCGGCTAATAATGCAGACAACACAAACGCACCTGCACAGTTGCAGGGTTGTATTGCCCCCGTTACTTGGGTTCGTTTCGGAAACGATACTGTACGTGGTCTCGAATCGCAACGCGCAACGGATGCGATTTATGACATCTTTGGACGCGCTATTAGAAGCGGCGGTGCAATGCTTCGAATTTCAAAAAAGATTGAAATCAATAATCAGTTTGGTAAAATCTAA